Proteins co-encoded in one Plectropomus leopardus isolate mb chromosome 14, YSFRI_Pleo_2.0, whole genome shotgun sequence genomic window:
- the LOC121953369 gene encoding interferon-inducible GTPase 5-like, translating to MEDPIDYKSTEDIKKALESNNPALAVKMIQKYLDKENDLPLNIAVTGQSGSGKSSFINAFRGINDWDEGAAPTGSTKEITTEVTPYPHPNFPNVKLWDLPGIGTPNFPADKYLKVVGFENFDFFIIISADRFSENDGKLATDIKKIKKKFYFVRTKIDINISNEERRQRSEFNAENTLKQIKEYCIQSLKKQHVVFPQVFLVSNQHLRLYDFTLLLNTLERELPAHRRALLLAMPNINLDFINKKKKAFDSDIKYIATSSAAVAAVPVPGLSAAVDLSLLVYVVTQYVKGFGLDKPSLRRLADGTGVPLDDLIAIIVSPLAVVKITPELVLRLLAQVGGAATLLAAEEGSRFIPILGIPAAMALSFTFTYRVLKTFLDKLAEDAQRVFERALKG from the exons ATGGAGGATCCAATTGATTACAAATCAActgaagacattaaaaaagcattagaAAGCAATAATCCAGCCTTGGCTGTTAAAATGATCCAGAAGTATTTGGACAAGGAGAATGATCTTCCACTAAATATTGCTGTCACAGGACAGTCTGGCTCTGGTAAATCCAGCTTTATTAATGCCTTCAGAGGCATAAATGATTGGGATGAAGGAGCTGCCCCTACTGGTTCTACTAAGGAAATCACCACAGAGGTTACACCATACCCCCATCCAAACTTTCCCAATGTCAAACTCTGGGATCTTCCAGGTATCGGCACACCCAACTTTCCAGCTGACAAGTACCTGAAGGTTGTTGGATTTGAGAATTTTgacttcttcatcatcatctcagCTGATCGCTTCAGTGAAAATGATGGAAAGCTTGCCACGGACATTAAGAAGATCAAGaaaaagttttactttgttCGCACAAAGATTGACATTAACATAAGTAATGAGGAAAGACGTCAGAGGTCAGAGTTCAACGCAGAAAATACTCTTAAACAAATCAAGGAATACTGCATTCAAA gtcttaaaaaacaacatgtggtCTTTCCTCAAGTCTTCCTGGTGTCCAACCAACATCTCCGCCTGTATGACTTCACTCTCTTGTTGAACACCTTAGAGAGAGAACTTCCTGCACACAGACGTGCTCTGCTGCTGGCCATGCCCAACATCAACCTGGACTTCatcaacaagaagaaaaaggcttttgattctgacataaaatacattgcaACAAGTAGTGCAGCTGTAGCAGCTGTACCAGTTCCTgggctctctgctgctgttgattTGAGTCTGTTGGTTTATGTTGTTACACAATATGTTAAAGGGTTTGGGCTTGATAAACCATCACTGCGGAGACTTGCTGATGGAACAGGTGTGCCATTGGATGATCTGATTGCCATCATAGTTTCACCACTGGCTGTAGTAAAAATAACACCAGAGCTTGTCCTGAGGCTGCTTGCTCAAGTTGGAGGTGCAGCTACATTACTGGCAGCAGAGGAAGGGTCCAGATTCATCCCAATACTTGGAATCCCAGCAGCAATGGCCCTCTCTTTCACCTTCACCTACAGAGTTCTCAAAACATTCTTAGACAAGCTTGCTGAGGATGCACAGAGGGTGTTTGAAAGGGCCCTTAAAGGTTAA
- the LOC121953368 gene encoding interferon-inducible GTPase 5-like codes for MEDPTDCKSTEDIKNALKSNNPALAVKMIQRYLEKENDHPLNIAVTGEYGSGKSTFVNAFRGIDHRDERAAPTGFVETTSEVTEYLHPNYPHVTLWDLPGIGTTLFPADKFLELVEFEKFDFFIIISETRLKENDVKLALEVQRMGKKFYFLRSKTDNDLLDEERRHKSKFNTETTLKQIKEDCIQGLQKQGVVSPQVFLVSNFRLQLYDFPLLVDTFERELPAHRRNALLLAMPNINLEVINQKKKAFSGQIKYYALLGLGVAAVRVPGLSVAVHVGMLVYVVKKYVNVFGLDTPSLQRLAECINVPVDDLLAVKVSPFAAPKLTPALVLKLLSQFAGTAVLLAAVEGSRFIPTFGIPAAMSLSFMLTYRALKKSLDMLTDDAERVFKRALGLNT; via the exons ATGGAGGATCCAACTGATTGCAAATCAACTGAAGACATTAAAAACGCACTAAAAAGCAATAATCCAGCTTTAGCTGTTAAAATGATCCAGAGGTATTTGGAGAAGGAGAATGATCATCCACTAAATATTGCTGTCACAGGAGAGTATGGCTCTGGTAAATCAACCTTTGTTAATGCATTTAGAGGCATAGATCACAGGGATGAGAGAGCCGCCCCTACTGGTTTTGTAGAAACCACCTCAGAGGTTACAGAATACCTCCATCCAAACTATCCCCATGTTACACTGTGGGATCTCCCTGGTATTGGCACCACCTTGTTTCCAGCTGACAAGTTCTTAGAGCTTGTTGAATTTGAAAAGTTTgacttcttcatcatcatctcagAAACTCGCCTTAAAGAAAATGATGTGAAGCTTGCTCTGGAGGTTCAGAGAATGGGGAAAAAGTTCTACTTTCTGCGTTCAAAGACTGACAATGACTTACTTGACGAGGAAAGACGTCACAAGTCAAAGTTCAACACAGAAACGACTCTTAAACAAATCAAGGAAGACTGCATTCAAG GTCTCCAGAAACAAGGTGTGGTCTCTCCTCAAGTCTTCCTGGTGTCCAACTTTCGTCTCCAGCTGTATGACTTCCCTCTGTTAGTGGACACCTTTGAGAGAGAACTTCCTGCTCACAGGAGAAATGCTCTGCTGCTGGCCATGCCCAACATCAACCTGGAGGTTATCAACCAGAAGAAAAAAGCTTTCAGTGGCCAAATAAAGTACTATGCTCTGCTTGGTTTAGGTGTAGCAGCTGTACGAGTTCCTggactttctgttgctgttcaTGTGGGCATGTTGgtttatgttgttaaaaaatacgtAAATGTGTTTGGTCTTGATACCCCATCACTGCAGAGACTGGCTGAATGTATAAATGTGCCAGTGGATGATCTGCTTGCTGTCAAAGTCTCACCTTTTGCTGCACCAAAACTGACTCCTGCCCTTGTCTTGAAGTTGCTCTCTCAGTTTGCAGGCACAGCTGTGTTACTAGCAGCAGTGGAAGGGTCCAGATTCATTCCAACATTTGGAATCCCAGCAGCAATGAGCCTCTCTTTTATGTTGACATACAGAGCTCTCAAGAAATCCCTTGACATGCTTACTGACGATGCAGAGAGGGTGTTTAAAAGGGCCCTGGGTTTGAACACCTAG
- the LOC121953841 gene encoding LOW QUALITY PROTEIN: interferon-inducible GTPase 5-like (The sequence of the model RefSeq protein was modified relative to this genomic sequence to represent the inferred CDS: inserted 2 bases in 2 codons; deleted 2 bases in 1 codon), whose amino-acid sequence MGDPFDHESTEEIKKALESNNRALADKKIKEYLDKEDNIPLNIAVTGETGSGKSSFVNAFREIDDGDEGAAPTGVTETTSEPTSYSHPNFPNVTLWDLPGVGTTKFPAKKYLKRVGFERFDFFIIISDTRFRENDVKLAQEIKKMKKEFYFVRSKIDTDISNEERKQKSEFNKERTLEKIRENCIQGLQKKGVVSPQVFLVSSVDLRLYDFPLLLNTFERELPAHKRNALLMAMPNISLEVINKKKKAFDSKIKYLATLXAAVAAVPVPGLSAAVDISLLVGVVTRWVIGFGLDIPSLRRLAFYAHVPXDDLRDIIVSSLAAVDITPELVLRVLAQVGGAATLLAAEEGTRFIPILGIPASMALSFTFTYRVLKTFLNMLAEDAQRVLERALGLNTPV is encoded by the exons ATGGGAGATCCATTTGATCATGAATCAactgaagaaattaaaaaagcactAGAAAGCAATAATCGAGCCTTAGCtgataaaaaaatcaaagagtaTTTGGATAAGGAAGATAATATTCCACTAAATATTGCTGTCACAGGAGAGACAGGCTCTGGTAAATCTTCCTTTGTTAATGCATTCAGAGAAATA GATGATGGGGATGAAGGAGCCGCCCCTACTGGTGTTACAGAAACCACCTCAGAGCCTACATCATACTCCCATCCAAACTTTCCCAATGTTACACTCTGGGATCTTCCTGGTGTTGGCACCACCAAGTTTCCAGCTAAGAAGTACCTGAAGCGTGTTGGATTTGAAAGGTTTgacttcttcatcatcatctcagACACTCGCTTTAGAGAAAATGACGTGAAGCTCGCTCAGGAGattaaaaagatgaagaaagagTTCTACTTTGTTCGCTCAAAGATTGACACTGACATAAGTaatgaggaaagaaaacagaagtcaGAGTTCAATAAAGAAAGGACTCTTGAAAAAATCAGGGAGAACTGCATTCAAG GTCTTCAAAAGAAAGGTGTGGTCTCTCCTCAAGTCTTCCTGGTGTCCAGCGTTGACCTCCGCCTGTATGACTTCCCTCTGTTATTGAACACCTTTGAGAGAGAACTTCCTGCACACAAGAGAAATGCTCTGCTGATGGCCATGCCCAACATCAGCCTGGAGGTCatcaacaagaagaaaaaggcttttgattctaaaataaaatacttagcAACAC TAGCAGCTGTAGCAGCTGTACCAGTTCCTgggctctctgctgctgttgacatAAGCCTGTTGGTTGGTGTTGTTACAAGATGGGTAATCGGGTTTGGTCTTGATATCCCGTCACTGCGTAGACTTGCTTTTTATGCACATGTGC TGGATGATCTGCGTGACATCATAGTTTCATCACTGGCTGCAGTAGATATAACACCAGAGCTTGTCCTGAGGGTGCTTGCTCAAGTTGGAGGTGCAGCTACATTATTGGCAGCAGAGGAAGGAACCAGATTCATTCCAATACTTGGAATCCCAGCATCAATGGCCCTCTCTTTCACCTTCACCTACAGAGTTCTCAAAACATTCCTCAACATGCTTGCTGAGGATGCACAGAGGGTGTTAGAAAGGGCCCTGGGTTTGAACACACCAGTATGA